CTTCTTCTTAGCATCATTGCTTCTCAAACTCCACTAAGAACTGTTAAATATCGCTCCTCTACCTCACTTGTAAAAGTGAGGTCTTATTAAATTGTACATCCATTATATACTAACATATAATTTATGTCAACAACCTTTTCATTTCATTTGCTATAGTGATTCTAGAGAAGTCAAACATATGTGACACGACCTCTGAAAAATTTTCTCTGAATAATGCTGTGGTTTTAAAAAAATAGCAGTAAACTTGTGCATATGTTTCCACAGGCTTCAATATTATAAAGCATAATATAATACTGGAGGACTTAATACTTGACATTCTTTTAACGACTACCAGAATATATTAACCTCTTAGAACTTTGTAATAATTTATGATATAATGAAAAAACATTCTTAAATCACAATTTAAACTACAATCACAATTTAAACTACTAAGGAGGTTGACTTGATGAAAAAACTTAGCTCTAAAGAAATTTTAGTTATTGGTTTTGCTTTATTTGCAATGTTTTTTGGTGCAGGGAACTTAATTTTTCCACCCTCTATTGGCCTGGGGGCAGGAACAAAATGGAAAGCTGCTTTATTGGGTTTTTCTTTAACTGGTATAGGCCTTCCTATACTTGGAGTACTATCTGTAACTATATCAGGTGGTTCTATTGATAGTTTGTTAAGTAAAGTTGGTCCTAGATTTGCTATAGTTTTTAGTATTACAATAATAATATTAATAGGTCCACTATTGGCTACTCCTAGAACTGGAGCCACCGCTTATGAATTGGGGATAAAGCCCTTTTTTCCATCAATAAGTCCACTTATAAGTTCAATAATATTTTTTGGCATCACTCTATTTCTAACAATAAACCCTACTAATATTGTGGATGTTATTGGGAAATTCTTAACACCTATACTTTTAATTATGATATCAACTATTATTTTTAAAGGAATTTCTATTCCTATAGGCATACCTATAGATACACAAATATCCCAACCTTTTTCTATAGGTTTTGGAGACGGATATCAAACTATGGATTTACTTGCCGCAATAGTCTTCGGTAGTATAATAGTTGATGATATAAAAAATAGAGGCATAACGGATAAAGATGAACAATTTAAAATAGTTGCTAAAACGGGACTTATTGCAGCTACTGGTTTAGGAATTGTTTATGGAGGGCTTTTATATTTAGGGGCTACAGGTAGTTCTGTTTTCCCACCAGATATGGAGAAAGTAGCTTTAACAACCAATATAACAAATACAATATTGGGTAGTTGGGGAGAAGTAGTATTAGGCTTATGTGTATATTCTGCTTGTCTGACAACATCAGTTGGTCTTACTGCTACTATAGGACATTTCTTTAATAAAATAAGTAAGGATAAAATAAAATATGAAACCATTGTTATAATATCAACTATAATAAGTATAACGATTTCTAATATTGGCGTTGAAAGTATAATTACATTTGCTGACCCTATATTAAAAATAGTATATCCAATAGCAATCGTATTAGTAATTATTAATGTATTTGATAACTTAATTGAAAACAAACGAATTTATCTAGGTGCAACTATTGGAACATTTTGCGTAAGTCTAGTAGATGGACTGTCTGCAATGGGTATTAATACCTCTTACATAAGTAAGGTTGTGCAAACGTTTCCATTTGCTGATAGTGGTTTTGGTTGGATGCTACCAGCAATTCTAGGAATTATACTAACTCATTTAATTACAAAGATAAAAGAAAATGCTCCTGTATAATGAATAGTTTTTAGGAGGCAAAACATTGGGATTAAATTCAATGGAACCTAAGTTAAGTTTTATTACAGATATACTAGAGTGGTATATATATAATTATGGCCTTCTTAGCTATACTATCATCATTGTGGGAAGTATATATTTTCTATGTATAAAGGCTCTTTTAATCAACATAAGAAATGAGCAATACGATAGGGTGCTTATGCTGATAATACTTATGTTAATAATATTAGGTGGGCTTATAGGCTTTGGTATTGAGAATTCTTAGATATAATTATAAATGTGATA
This region of Tissierellales bacterium genomic DNA includes:
- the brnQ gene encoding branched-chain amino acid transport system II carrier protein gives rise to the protein MKKLSSKEILVIGFALFAMFFGAGNLIFPPSIGLGAGTKWKAALLGFSLTGIGLPILGVLSVTISGGSIDSLLSKVGPRFAIVFSITIIILIGPLLATPRTGATAYELGIKPFFPSISPLISSIIFFGITLFLTINPTNIVDVIGKFLTPILLIMISTIIFKGISIPIGIPIDTQISQPFSIGFGDGYQTMDLLAAIVFGSIIVDDIKNRGITDKDEQFKIVAKTGLIAATGLGIVYGGLLYLGATGSSVFPPDMEKVALTTNITNTILGSWGEVVLGLCVYSACLTTSVGLTATIGHFFNKISKDKIKYETIVIISTIISITISNIGVESIITFADPILKIVYPIAIVLVIINVFDNLIENKRIYLGATIGTFCVSLVDGLSAMGINTSYISKVVQTFPFADSGFGWMLPAILGIILTHLITKIKENAPV